The following coding sequences are from one Longimicrobiales bacterium window:
- a CDS encoding tetratricopeptide repeat protein, producing the protein MKIRFGLVLMLALGLGTAGCASGGAASGDSASGARPSVPGGEALAQGERPRQTENTRAAQRHIDAGDAAEDPAEARMHYEQALEAAMAAIAEDGRNPLAHRQAALINLALEDYTAAGAHFDHASGLRPIYEFEDIGIRERAWIELYGLAIPAVNGGDYETAVGHFEDANAIYDERPEAMVTLAQLHAQLGNHDAAIENADRALAIIGSEKINEMDSATAATWTQQAADLPMLKAQVFAGAGRFEEAAVGFRAISDANPDDVLAMRNLAGVLIRMGNEAEAFDVYDEILARPGLDAADFYTIGVGFYTGSEYGRAIAAFSGAVEINTKDRDAIEMWARSLQLDSAYAAIPEVTARWIELDPYNQNAYLVSAQALNINGDEDGAREMIGAIDALTVDVKDMQITRMGAGGAILSGSVTNKSLAQGTNVTLNFTFYTAAGDAMGTVAHTVSVAGENMTEIFQVEFSSMDQVGGYGYTLTGG; encoded by the coding sequence ATGAAGATCCGTTTCGGACTCGTCCTGATGTTGGCTCTCGGTCTCGGTACCGCCGGTTGTGCAAGCGGTGGTGCTGCGAGCGGTGATTCGGCCTCGGGTGCGCGCCCTTCGGTGCCCGGCGGCGAGGCCCTCGCTCAAGGTGAGCGCCCTCGTCAGACGGAGAACACCCGTGCCGCGCAACGGCACATTGACGCCGGCGATGCTGCGGAAGATCCCGCAGAGGCCCGGATGCATTATGAGCAGGCGCTCGAAGCCGCGATGGCCGCGATCGCCGAAGATGGTCGCAATCCGCTGGCACACCGCCAGGCGGCGCTGATCAACCTCGCGCTCGAGGACTACACGGCCGCCGGCGCGCATTTTGATCATGCGTCCGGCCTACGTCCGATTTACGAGTTCGAGGATATAGGGATCCGCGAGCGCGCGTGGATCGAGCTCTACGGGCTGGCTATCCCTGCGGTGAATGGGGGTGACTACGAGACCGCGGTCGGCCACTTCGAGGACGCCAACGCGATCTACGACGAACGCCCTGAGGCGATGGTTACTCTGGCACAGCTCCACGCCCAGCTCGGTAACCATGACGCTGCCATCGAAAACGCGGATCGCGCGCTTGCGATCATCGGCTCCGAGAAGATCAACGAGATGGATTCGGCGACGGCGGCGACGTGGACGCAGCAGGCAGCCGATCTCCCGATGCTGAAGGCTCAGGTATTTGCCGGCGCGGGTCGCTTCGAAGAAGCGGCGGTGGGCTTCCGCGCGATCTCCGATGCCAATCCTGATGACGTCCTAGCCATGCGCAACCTGGCTGGCGTCCTCATACGGATGGGGAATGAGGCTGAAGCCTTCGACGTGTATGATGAGATCTTGGCCCGCCCAGGACTCGACGCGGCGGACTTCTACACGATCGGAGTGGGCTTCTACACCGGTAGCGAGTACGGGCGTGCCATCGCGGCTTTCTCCGGTGCGGTTGAGATTAACACGAAAGATCGTGACGCGATCGAGATGTGGGCGCGTTCGCTCCAGTTGGACTCTGCCTATGCGGCAATTCCAGAGGTTACAGCCCGGTGGATCGAACTCGATCCTTATAACCAGAACGCATATCTGGTGTCCGCTCAGGCCCTGAACATCAACGGAGATGAGGACGGAGCCCGGGAGATGATTGGGGCGATCGACGCTCTTACGGTTGATGTGAAAGACATGCAGATCACCCGCATGGGCGCGGGCGGCGCGATTCTGAGTGGCTCGGTCACGAACAAGTCTCTGGCCCAGGGCACCAACGTCACGCTCAACTTCACGTTCTATACCGCCGCTGGTGATGCGATGGGCACGGTCGCCCACACGGTCTCCGTGGCCGGCGAGAACATGACCGAGATCTTCCAGGTCGAGTTCAGCTCGATGGACCAGGTCGGCGGTTACGGCTACACCCTCACGGGTGGCTGA
- the uvrC gene encoding excinuclease ABC subunit UvrC, with the protein MPVTPAILKALARKPGVYLFRDTGGTVLYVGKAKVLRSRVRSYFQREVDLSPKNRELVRLIDSVETLVVGTEAEALILEANLIKEHKPRFNILMRDDKKYPYIKVTVREPFPRVYVTRRVINDGARYFGPYTAVGPMRQALEVVKRLHTVRSCRYNLPKDRPERACLDYHIGRCKAPCVGLQSEADYRGMVDEILRILEGDTEQLRGDVEVRMHEASSELDFEQAAQMRDVIAGLDALANEQRVHNAQGGDLDIVALARDGDLGAGVVLKVRSGLLLGRSAQRFAQIMDESDEDILSSLVSRHYLGTGEAGMVDLPRQVLLPGSFADGELLAEILSEASGRKVAVLEPQRGEKRRLIELAEENARQVLEDKVAAMSYAADRADDALFSLQDELDLKVVPRLMVCFDVSHMQGSDTVASAVVFENGEPRRAAYRHMRIKGEWGNDDYASMEEAVQRYFRRRRDEEKPLPDLAVVDGGKGQLSAAVGALASLGLGDVAVIALAKREEEVFMPGSSDPILLDRRNRALHLLQRIRDEAHRFAVRYNRKLRKKHTIRSDLGEIPGIGPQRQRTLLRRFGSLKGVKEATKEEISRVPGFSQALASRILTYLGR; encoded by the coding sequence TTGCCAGTAACTCCTGCAATTCTGAAGGCTCTCGCGAGGAAGCCGGGCGTCTACCTATTCCGAGACACCGGCGGCACGGTGCTCTACGTGGGCAAGGCGAAGGTGCTTCGCAGCCGAGTGCGCAGCTACTTCCAGCGAGAGGTGGATTTGAGTCCGAAGAATCGCGAGCTCGTTCGTCTGATCGATTCGGTCGAGACCCTAGTCGTTGGCACCGAAGCCGAGGCGCTGATTCTCGAGGCGAACCTGATTAAGGAACACAAGCCTCGATTCAACATCCTCATGCGGGACGACAAGAAATACCCGTACATCAAGGTGACAGTGCGCGAGCCGTTTCCCAGGGTGTATGTGACGAGGCGCGTCATCAACGATGGTGCACGCTATTTCGGCCCGTACACGGCCGTGGGTCCAATGCGCCAAGCCCTCGAGGTCGTGAAGCGCTTACACACGGTCCGCTCGTGCCGCTACAACCTTCCAAAGGACCGCCCAGAGCGCGCGTGTCTGGACTATCACATCGGGCGCTGCAAGGCGCCGTGCGTGGGGCTCCAGTCCGAAGCCGACTACCGCGGGATGGTGGACGAGATTCTCCGAATCTTGGAGGGCGACACTGAGCAGCTACGGGGTGATGTCGAAGTGCGTATGCACGAAGCATCGTCCGAATTGGACTTCGAGCAGGCTGCGCAAATGCGGGACGTGATTGCGGGACTCGATGCGCTGGCCAACGAGCAGCGGGTCCACAACGCTCAAGGAGGAGACCTCGACATTGTGGCGTTGGCGCGTGATGGGGACCTCGGTGCGGGGGTCGTGCTCAAGGTGCGGTCCGGGCTGCTCCTAGGACGCAGTGCGCAGCGTTTCGCTCAAATCATGGACGAGTCTGACGAAGACATCCTGAGTTCTCTCGTGTCTCGGCACTACCTGGGAACCGGAGAAGCGGGCATGGTTGATTTACCGCGTCAGGTACTCCTCCCGGGGTCCTTCGCCGACGGTGAATTGCTGGCGGAGATCCTGAGTGAGGCGTCGGGACGGAAAGTCGCCGTGCTCGAGCCGCAAAGGGGCGAGAAACGACGCCTGATCGAACTGGCGGAGGAGAACGCTCGGCAGGTGCTAGAGGACAAAGTCGCAGCGATGTCCTACGCAGCGGATCGGGCGGATGATGCCCTCTTCAGCTTGCAGGACGAGTTGGACTTGAAGGTCGTGCCCCGACTCATGGTGTGTTTCGATGTATCCCACATGCAGGGCTCTGACACGGTGGCGAGCGCGGTCGTATTCGAGAATGGCGAGCCCCGGCGGGCGGCCTACCGTCACATGCGCATCAAAGGCGAATGGGGGAACGACGACTACGCCTCCATGGAGGAAGCCGTCCAGCGGTACTTCCGGCGGCGGCGCGATGAAGAGAAGCCACTGCCGGATCTCGCCGTTGTCGACGGTGGAAAGGGCCAGTTGAGCGCGGCGGTCGGAGCCTTGGCCTCGTTGGGGCTGGGCGACGTGGCGGTAATCGCGCTCGCGAAGAGAGAGGAGGAGGTCTTCATGCCGGGTTCGTCGGACCCGATTCTCCTCGACCGGCGCAACCGCGCTTTGCATCTCCTTCAGCGCATTCGGGACGAGGCGCACCGCTTTGCGGTCCGCTACAACCGGAAACTCCGAAAGAAGCACACGATCCGTAGCGACCTAGGTGAGATTCCGGGCATCGGGCCACAGCGTCAGCGCACGCTCTTGAGGCGATTCGGGTCGCTCAAGGGTGTGAAGGAGGCGACGAAAGAGGAGATCTCCAGGGTCCCTGGGTTTTCCCAGGCGCTGGCCAGCCGGATCCTGACTTATCTCGGCCGGTGA